A part of Neovison vison isolate M4711 chromosome 6, ASM_NN_V1, whole genome shotgun sequence genomic DNA contains:
- the LOC122909642 gene encoding cytochrome P450 4F3 isoform X2, whose translation MVPATDPTLFPYLTQRGGRMSQLSLSWLGLGQLAASPWHLLLLAGAAWLLARILTWSYRLHDICCRLRCFPQPPRRNWFWGHLGLIQSSEEGLLYTQDLASTYGDVCCWWVGPWNAVIRIFHPTCIKPVLFAPAAIAPKDMVFYNFMKPWLGDGLLLSAGDKWGSHRRMLTPAFHFNILKPYVKIFNGSANVMHAKWKRLVSEGSNHLDMFEHISLMTLDSLQKCVFSFDSNCQEKPSEYIAAILELSALVAKRHQQILLHTDFLYYLTPDGQRFRRACRLVHNFTDAVIQERRRTLPDQGIDEFLEAKAKTKTLDFIDVLLLTKDEDGKQLSDEDIRAEADTFMFEGHDTTASGLSWVLYNLAKHPEYQERCRQEVQELLRDREPQEIEWDDMTQLPFLTMCIKESLRLHPSVTVISRCCSQDIVLPDGRVIPKGVTCLISIFGTHHNPSVWPDPEVYNPFRFDPENIKERSPLAFIPFSAGPRNCIGQTFAMTEMKVVLALTLLRFRVLPGEEEPRRKPELILRAEGGLWLRVEPLSVAPR comes from the exons GATGTCACAGCTGAGCCTGTCCTGGCTGGGACTGGGGCAGCTGGCAGCCTCCCCGTGGCACCTCCTGCTGCTGGCTGGGGCCGCCTGGCTGCTGGCCCGCATCCTGACCTGGAGCTACCGACTGCATGACATCTGCTGCCGTCTCAGGTGTTTCCCGCAGCCTCCGAGGCGCAACTGGTTCTGGGGTCACCTGGGCCTG ATTCAGAGCTCAGAGGAAGGGCTGCTGTACACACAGGACCTGGCAAGCACCTATGGGGATGTGTGCTGCTGGTGGGTGGGTCCCTGGAATGCGGTGATCCGCATCTTCCACCCCACCTGCATCAAGCCCGTGCTCTTTGCTCCAG CTGCCATCGCACCCAAGGACATGGTCTTCTACAACTTTATGAAACCCTGGCTGG GGGATGGGCTCCTGTTGAGTGCTGGTGACAAGTGGGGCAGCCACCGCCGCATGCTGACACCTGCCTTCCACTTCAACATCCTGAAGCCCTATGTGAAGATTTTCAATGGCAGTGCGAATGTCATGCAT gCCAAGTGGAAGCGCCTGGTGTCAGAGGGTAGCAACCATCTGGACATGTTTGAACACATTAGCCTCATGACCCTGGACAGTCTGCAGAAATGTGTCTTCAGTTTTGACAGCAATTGCCAGGA GAAGCCTAGTGAATATATTGCTGCCATCTTAGAGCTCAGTGCCCTCGTGGCAAAACGGCATCAGCAGATCCTCCTGCACACAGACTTCCTGTACTATCTCACTCCAGATGGACAGCGCTTCCGCAGAGCCTGCCGCCTGGTGCACAACTTCACAGATGCTGTTATCCAGGAGCGACGCCGCACTCTCCCCGATCAGGGTATTGATGAATTCCTCGAGGCCAAGGCCAAGACCAAGACTTTGGACTTCATTGATGTCCTCCTGCTGACCAAG GATGAAGATGGAAAACAATTGTCAGATGAGGACATCCGAGCAGAGGCTGACACCTTCATGTTTGAGG GCCATGACACCACAGCCAGTGGCCTCTCCTGGGTCCTGTACAACCTTGCAAAGCACCCAGAATACCAGGAGCGCTGTCGGCAGGAGGTGCAAGAGCTCCTGAGGGACCGTGAGCCTCAAGAGATTGAATG GGACGACATGACCCAGTTGCCCTTCCTGACCATGTGCATCAAGGAGAGTCTGCGGTTGCATCCCTCAGTCACAGTCATCTCCCGCTGCTGTAGCCAGGACATTGTGCTCCCAGATGGCCGGGTCATCCCCAAAG GTGTTACCTGCCTCATTAGTATTTTTGGGACCCACCACAACCCATCTGTGTGGCCAGACCCTGAG GTATACAACCCCTTTCGCTTTGACCCAGAAAACATCAAGGAGAGGTCACCCTTGGCTTTTATTCCCTTCTCTGCGGGGCCCAG GAACTGCATTGGGCAGACGTTCGCCATGACCGAGATGAAGGTGGTCCTGGCGCTGACGCTGCTGCGCTTCCGGGTCCTGCCGGGCGAGGAGGAGCCGCGCAGGAAGCCGGAGCTGATCCTGCGCGCGGAGGGCGGACTCTGGCTGCGCGTGGAGCCGTTGAGCGTGGCACCCCGGTGA
- the LOC122909642 gene encoding cytochrome P450 4F2 isoform X3 encodes MSQLSLSWLGLGQLAASPWHLLLLAGAAWLLARILTWSYRLHDICCRLRCFPQPPRRNWFWGHLGLAPPTEQGLRVISQHVATYTQGYKLWMGPIWPLVVLCHPDMVRSVTSISAAIAPKDMVFYNFMKPWLGDGLLLSAGDKWGSHRRMLTPAFHFNILKPYVKIFNGSANVMHAKWKRLVSEGSNHLDMFEHISLMTLDSLQKCVFSFDSNCQEKPSEYIAAILELSALVAKRHQQILLHTDFLYYLTPDGQRFRRACRLVHNFTDAVIQERRRTLPDQGIDEFLEAKAKTKTLDFIDVLLLTKDEDGKQLSDEDIRAEADTFMFEGHDTTASGLSWVLYNLAKHPEYQERCRQEVQELLRDREPQEIEWDDMTQLPFLTMCIKESLRLHPSVTVISRCCSQDIVLPDGRVIPKGVTCLISIFGTHHNPSVWPDPEVYNPFRFDPENIKERSPLAFIPFSAGPRNCIGQTFAMTEMKVVLALTLLRFRVLPGEEEPRRKPELILRAEGGLWLRVEPLSVAPR; translated from the exons ATGTCACAGCTGAGCCTGTCCTGGCTGGGACTGGGGCAGCTGGCAGCCTCCCCGTGGCACCTCCTGCTGCTGGCTGGGGCCGCCTGGCTGCTGGCCCGCATCCTGACCTGGAGCTACCGACTGCATGACATCTGCTGCCGTCTCAGGTGTTTCCCGCAGCCTCCGAGGCGCAACTGGTTCTGGGGTCACCTGGGCCTG GCCCCCCCCACGGAGCAGGGTTTGAGGGTCATAAGTCAGCATGTGGCCACCTACACCCAGGGGTACAAGTTGTGGATGGGTCCTATCTGGCCCCTGGTCGTTTTGTGCCACCCCGACATGGTCCGGAGTGTCACCAGCATCTCAG CTGCCATCGCACCCAAGGACATGGTCTTCTACAACTTTATGAAACCCTGGCTGG GGGATGGGCTCCTGTTGAGTGCTGGTGACAAGTGGGGCAGCCACCGCCGCATGCTGACACCTGCCTTCCACTTCAACATCCTGAAGCCCTATGTGAAGATTTTCAATGGCAGTGCGAATGTCATGCAT gCCAAGTGGAAGCGCCTGGTGTCAGAGGGTAGCAACCATCTGGACATGTTTGAACACATTAGCCTCATGACCCTGGACAGTCTGCAGAAATGTGTCTTCAGTTTTGACAGCAATTGCCAGGA GAAGCCTAGTGAATATATTGCTGCCATCTTAGAGCTCAGTGCCCTCGTGGCAAAACGGCATCAGCAGATCCTCCTGCACACAGACTTCCTGTACTATCTCACTCCAGATGGACAGCGCTTCCGCAGAGCCTGCCGCCTGGTGCACAACTTCACAGATGCTGTTATCCAGGAGCGACGCCGCACTCTCCCCGATCAGGGTATTGATGAATTCCTCGAGGCCAAGGCCAAGACCAAGACTTTGGACTTCATTGATGTCCTCCTGCTGACCAAG GATGAAGATGGAAAACAATTGTCAGATGAGGACATCCGAGCAGAGGCTGACACCTTCATGTTTGAGG GCCATGACACCACAGCCAGTGGCCTCTCCTGGGTCCTGTACAACCTTGCAAAGCACCCAGAATACCAGGAGCGCTGTCGGCAGGAGGTGCAAGAGCTCCTGAGGGACCGTGAGCCTCAAGAGATTGAATG GGACGACATGACCCAGTTGCCCTTCCTGACCATGTGCATCAAGGAGAGTCTGCGGTTGCATCCCTCAGTCACAGTCATCTCCCGCTGCTGTAGCCAGGACATTGTGCTCCCAGATGGCCGGGTCATCCCCAAAG GTGTTACCTGCCTCATTAGTATTTTTGGGACCCACCACAACCCATCTGTGTGGCCAGACCCTGAG GTATACAACCCCTTTCGCTTTGACCCAGAAAACATCAAGGAGAGGTCACCCTTGGCTTTTATTCCCTTCTCTGCGGGGCCCAG GAACTGCATTGGGCAGACGTTCGCCATGACCGAGATGAAGGTGGTCCTGGCGCTGACGCTGCTGCGCTTCCGGGTCCTGCCGGGCGAGGAGGAGCCGCGCAGGAAGCCGGAGCTGATCCTGCGCGCGGAGGGCGGACTCTGGCTGCGCGTGGAGCCGTTGAGCGTGGCACCCCGGTGA
- the LOC122909642 gene encoding cytochrome P450 4F3 isoform X4: MVFYNFMKPWLGDGLLLSAGDKWGSHRRMLTPAFHFNILKPYVKIFNGSANVMHAKWKRLVSEGSNHLDMFEHISLMTLDSLQKCVFSFDSNCQEKPSEYIAAILELSALVAKRHQQILLHTDFLYYLTPDGQRFRRACRLVHNFTDAVIQERRRTLPDQGIDEFLEAKAKTKTLDFIDVLLLTKDEDGKQLSDEDIRAEADTFMFEGHDTTASGLSWVLYNLAKHPEYQERCRQEVQELLRDREPQEIEWDDMTQLPFLTMCIKESLRLHPSVTVISRCCSQDIVLPDGRVIPKGVTCLISIFGTHHNPSVWPDPEVYNPFRFDPENIKERSPLAFIPFSAGPRNCIGQTFAMTEMKVVLALTLLRFRVLPGEEEPRRKPELILRAEGGLWLRVEPLSVAPR, from the exons ATGGTCTTCTACAACTTTATGAAACCCTGGCTGG GGGATGGGCTCCTGTTGAGTGCTGGTGACAAGTGGGGCAGCCACCGCCGCATGCTGACACCTGCCTTCCACTTCAACATCCTGAAGCCCTATGTGAAGATTTTCAATGGCAGTGCGAATGTCATGCAT gCCAAGTGGAAGCGCCTGGTGTCAGAGGGTAGCAACCATCTGGACATGTTTGAACACATTAGCCTCATGACCCTGGACAGTCTGCAGAAATGTGTCTTCAGTTTTGACAGCAATTGCCAGGA GAAGCCTAGTGAATATATTGCTGCCATCTTAGAGCTCAGTGCCCTCGTGGCAAAACGGCATCAGCAGATCCTCCTGCACACAGACTTCCTGTACTATCTCACTCCAGATGGACAGCGCTTCCGCAGAGCCTGCCGCCTGGTGCACAACTTCACAGATGCTGTTATCCAGGAGCGACGCCGCACTCTCCCCGATCAGGGTATTGATGAATTCCTCGAGGCCAAGGCCAAGACCAAGACTTTGGACTTCATTGATGTCCTCCTGCTGACCAAG GATGAAGATGGAAAACAATTGTCAGATGAGGACATCCGAGCAGAGGCTGACACCTTCATGTTTGAGG GCCATGACACCACAGCCAGTGGCCTCTCCTGGGTCCTGTACAACCTTGCAAAGCACCCAGAATACCAGGAGCGCTGTCGGCAGGAGGTGCAAGAGCTCCTGAGGGACCGTGAGCCTCAAGAGATTGAATG GGACGACATGACCCAGTTGCCCTTCCTGACCATGTGCATCAAGGAGAGTCTGCGGTTGCATCCCTCAGTCACAGTCATCTCCCGCTGCTGTAGCCAGGACATTGTGCTCCCAGATGGCCGGGTCATCCCCAAAG GTGTTACCTGCCTCATTAGTATTTTTGGGACCCACCACAACCCATCTGTGTGGCCAGACCCTGAG GTATACAACCCCTTTCGCTTTGACCCAGAAAACATCAAGGAGAGGTCACCCTTGGCTTTTATTCCCTTCTCTGCGGGGCCCAG GAACTGCATTGGGCAGACGTTCGCCATGACCGAGATGAAGGTGGTCCTGGCGCTGACGCTGCTGCGCTTCCGGGTCCTGCCGGGCGAGGAGGAGCCGCGCAGGAAGCCGGAGCTGATCCTGCGCGCGGAGGGCGGACTCTGGCTGCGCGTGGAGCCGTTGAGCGTGGCACCCCGGTGA
- the LOC122909642 gene encoding cytochrome P450 4F2 isoform X1 has product MVPATDPTLFPYLTQRGGRMSQLSLSWLGLGQLAASPWHLLLLAGAAWLLARILTWSYRLHDICCRLRCFPQPPRRNWFWGHLGLAPPTEQGLRVISQHVATYTQGYKLWMGPIWPLVVLCHPDMVRSVTSISAAIAPKDMVFYNFMKPWLGDGLLLSAGDKWGSHRRMLTPAFHFNILKPYVKIFNGSANVMHAKWKRLVSEGSNHLDMFEHISLMTLDSLQKCVFSFDSNCQEKPSEYIAAILELSALVAKRHQQILLHTDFLYYLTPDGQRFRRACRLVHNFTDAVIQERRRTLPDQGIDEFLEAKAKTKTLDFIDVLLLTKDEDGKQLSDEDIRAEADTFMFEGHDTTASGLSWVLYNLAKHPEYQERCRQEVQELLRDREPQEIEWDDMTQLPFLTMCIKESLRLHPSVTVISRCCSQDIVLPDGRVIPKGVTCLISIFGTHHNPSVWPDPEVYNPFRFDPENIKERSPLAFIPFSAGPRNCIGQTFAMTEMKVVLALTLLRFRVLPGEEEPRRKPELILRAEGGLWLRVEPLSVAPR; this is encoded by the exons GATGTCACAGCTGAGCCTGTCCTGGCTGGGACTGGGGCAGCTGGCAGCCTCCCCGTGGCACCTCCTGCTGCTGGCTGGGGCCGCCTGGCTGCTGGCCCGCATCCTGACCTGGAGCTACCGACTGCATGACATCTGCTGCCGTCTCAGGTGTTTCCCGCAGCCTCCGAGGCGCAACTGGTTCTGGGGTCACCTGGGCCTG GCCCCCCCCACGGAGCAGGGTTTGAGGGTCATAAGTCAGCATGTGGCCACCTACACCCAGGGGTACAAGTTGTGGATGGGTCCTATCTGGCCCCTGGTCGTTTTGTGCCACCCCGACATGGTCCGGAGTGTCACCAGCATCTCAG CTGCCATCGCACCCAAGGACATGGTCTTCTACAACTTTATGAAACCCTGGCTGG GGGATGGGCTCCTGTTGAGTGCTGGTGACAAGTGGGGCAGCCACCGCCGCATGCTGACACCTGCCTTCCACTTCAACATCCTGAAGCCCTATGTGAAGATTTTCAATGGCAGTGCGAATGTCATGCAT gCCAAGTGGAAGCGCCTGGTGTCAGAGGGTAGCAACCATCTGGACATGTTTGAACACATTAGCCTCATGACCCTGGACAGTCTGCAGAAATGTGTCTTCAGTTTTGACAGCAATTGCCAGGA GAAGCCTAGTGAATATATTGCTGCCATCTTAGAGCTCAGTGCCCTCGTGGCAAAACGGCATCAGCAGATCCTCCTGCACACAGACTTCCTGTACTATCTCACTCCAGATGGACAGCGCTTCCGCAGAGCCTGCCGCCTGGTGCACAACTTCACAGATGCTGTTATCCAGGAGCGACGCCGCACTCTCCCCGATCAGGGTATTGATGAATTCCTCGAGGCCAAGGCCAAGACCAAGACTTTGGACTTCATTGATGTCCTCCTGCTGACCAAG GATGAAGATGGAAAACAATTGTCAGATGAGGACATCCGAGCAGAGGCTGACACCTTCATGTTTGAGG GCCATGACACCACAGCCAGTGGCCTCTCCTGGGTCCTGTACAACCTTGCAAAGCACCCAGAATACCAGGAGCGCTGTCGGCAGGAGGTGCAAGAGCTCCTGAGGGACCGTGAGCCTCAAGAGATTGAATG GGACGACATGACCCAGTTGCCCTTCCTGACCATGTGCATCAAGGAGAGTCTGCGGTTGCATCCCTCAGTCACAGTCATCTCCCGCTGCTGTAGCCAGGACATTGTGCTCCCAGATGGCCGGGTCATCCCCAAAG GTGTTACCTGCCTCATTAGTATTTTTGGGACCCACCACAACCCATCTGTGTGGCCAGACCCTGAG GTATACAACCCCTTTCGCTTTGACCCAGAAAACATCAAGGAGAGGTCACCCTTGGCTTTTATTCCCTTCTCTGCGGGGCCCAG GAACTGCATTGGGCAGACGTTCGCCATGACCGAGATGAAGGTGGTCCTGGCGCTGACGCTGCTGCGCTTCCGGGTCCTGCCGGGCGAGGAGGAGCCGCGCAGGAAGCCGGAGCTGATCCTGCGCGCGGAGGGCGGACTCTGGCTGCGCGTGGAGCCGTTGAGCGTGGCACCCCGGTGA